The following DNA comes from Acidobacteriota bacterium.
TCTTCAGCATATTCTGTGCCGCGATGAAAGATTTCTGAACTGTCGGCCAGTTGCAAAATGTCTTCCCGAGTCAGTGTTTTGAGTTTCATACAGCCTCATTTTTTGAGAAGTTTTGAGACTGTAAATATAGCATAAAGAAGAAGATAAAGCTAGTTTTGGAGTGCGGCGGCTTGACGCCGCTTTCAAAACATCAAAGCGGCGTCAAGCCGCCGCACTCCAAAGCGTACCCTCTTGACACTCCAGGAACTGTTTGCTAAGGTTGCGCGCTACTTTGGCGATTTTGGCCAAAGTAACAATGACCAACACACACGGATAGACGCGTAGCTCAGGGGTAGAGCACTACCTTGACACGGTAGGGGTCAGCGGTTCAAATCCGCTCGCGTCTACCATCCTTTTTTGCGGTGCTGGTCACTGCTGGTTCATTCTCACGTCAGCTCCAGAAGAGCTCAAGGTTTTGCACAGATTGCATTCCGAATCTGTGTCGCTTGCCGCACTCACCCACGCGGAGGGCACACCAAACGCCACTCTCCCGGCGTTGCCACTCCACATACGCTTTCCGGCCAGGCCCGCACACTGCTTCAACCCCAGTGTTGCCCCCTTGAGACGCTGATCGAGGATCTTACCGCGTAAACGATAACTCAATTTTTGAAGCTTCAGTTTTGGAGTGTGATTGGTCGCCTTTGATGAGGTCAGGCCCGCGTTTGGGTCTAATTCATCAGGGGAGAGCCAGTCAGCAAGGAATGTAAGAGGTTATGAGTTCACAGAGCGAAGTGTCTTCAGTGGTCGAATCCGGCCCTTTGACGGCGCTGGTCGTGTTGTCTCAGCGTGATCGTGAAACGGCCAAACGTGCAATTGCAGCCCGTGTCAACGGCGAAGCCGTGGACCTGACCCGGTTGGTGACAGCCACCGACACCGTTGAAGCGATTACAACAGATTCCCCAGAAGCACTCGAAATCTATCACCACTCGACAGCCCATTTGCTGGCGGCAGCCGTCCTCGAATTGTTCCCCGGCACCAAGCTTGGGGCCGGACCGGCGCTGCACGATGATCCGAAGGGCGGGTTTTATTACGACTTTTTGCAGGCTCAAACCTTCACACCCGAAGATCTGACCCGCATTGAAAAGAAAATGCGCGAGTTGGTGAAGCGAAACCTCAAGTACGAACGCGTTGAAATTGCCCGTGAAGACGCCTTGCAGCAATTCAGCGCCGACGAACTGAAATGTTATTTCATCAGCGAAAAAGGCGGCGAGAACCCCAGCTTCTATAAACTGGGCGACCATTTTATTGATTTCTGCCGTGGACCGCATATTCCCAGCACCGCCAAAATCAAAGCCTTTAAGTTACTGTCGGTGGCGGGTGCCTACTGGCTCGGCGATGAAAAAGGTCCGCAGATGCAGCGCATCTATGGCACGTCCTTCTTTTCACAGGAAGAACTCGATGCCTGGATTCATCAACGCGAAGAAGCCGCCAAGCGCGACCACCGCCGATTGGGCCGCGAACTCGATTTGTTTAGCTTTACTGAACAGATTGGTTCTGGATTACCACTCTATCATCCCAAGGGCGGCCTGATGCTCCATTTGCTGCAGGAATATATCTTTAGCGAACTCCTGGCCCACGGGTACAGCCTGGTCAAAACACCGCACGTCGCCTCGCGGGCACTGTGGCATGTCTCCGGTCACGAAGAAAACTATCAGGAGAGCATGTTCCCGGTGATGAAATTTGAAGATGAATCGGTCGAATATCGGCTCAAACCGATGAATTGCCCGTTCCATATTCAAATCTACAAATCACAACAGCGCAGCTATCGCGATCTGCCCCAGCGCTATGCCGAAATGGGGACGGTGTACCGGTACGAACGCTCAGGGGTTCAACATGGCTTGTTGCGGGTTCGCGGGTTTACCCAGGATGATGCGCATTTGTTCTGCACCCCAGAGAATTTACTGGATGAAATCGTGTCCTGTCTTGAGTTTGCCCGCACCATCTATACGACCTTTGGGTTTGACTACAAAATCGAGCTTTCGGTTCGGGATGCTGAAAAAACAGCCAAAAATTACCTTGGCAGCGACGAAGTTTGGGAAGTTGCGGAATCGGCCCTGACTGATGCGCTGAATAAAGTTGGGTTGCCCTATGTTCGTGTTGAAGGGGAAGCCGCTTTCTATGGTCCGAAAATTGACGTGAAAGTGGTGGATGCGATTCGCCGGACCTGGCAACTTGCGACCATCCAGGTTGATTTTAACCTGCCACGACGCTTTCACCTCGAATACATCGGCGCTGATAACCAGCCGCACACGCCGATTATGGTCCATCGGGCGATTTTGGGTTCACTGGACCGGTTCTTTGGGGTGTTGATCGAGCATTTTGGGGGACGGTTCCCGCTCTGGTTATCACCTGTTCAGGCCATTGTTCTTCCGATTACAGATCGAGTCAACGATTGTGCCAGCCACATTGGTGACAGGTTGAAACGAGCCGGCATCCGCGTCGAAGTTGATCTGCGTGGGGAAAAGATCGGCGCCAAAATTCGTCAGGCCCAGTTACAAAAAATTCCTTACATGCTGGTGATTGGTGACCGTGAAGCCGAAGACGGAACGGTCGCTGTCCGGACACGGGCACAGGGAGATCTTGGAACGATGCCGCTTGAGCAATTCATTGCCCAGGCCACTGACGAAGTTCGGCAACGAGTGCTGACAGCGTAAACAGAATAAAGAATGAAGAATGAAGAATGAAGAATGAAGAATAAATCAGTTTTATCTGATGTCTTGCTCAATCAACAGAGTATTTCTTCATTCTCAATTCTCAATTCTCAATTCTCAATTCTCAATTCTTAATGTGGCGGCGCACCCGGAGGGGACGCTTGCCGTAGCCAAGGAGAGACGAACATCGGAACCCCATTCAATCGCGGAGGCAGACCGGGTGACCGTGGCGGTCGTGACCGTGGTCCCCAAGTTCCAATCAATGAGCGAATTCGCGCCCGGGAAGTGCGGGTCATTGACTATGACGGCGCACAGGTTGGCGTTTTGCCGATCAATCAGGCGCTCGAACTCGCCCGGTCTCGTGGTCTTGACCTGGTTGAGGTGGCATCACAGGCGACTCCGCCCGTGTGCCGCATCATCAACTATGGAAAGTGGCAATACGAGCAAAAGAAAAAACTTCACGAATCCAAGAAAAAACAAACCGTGATCGTGGTGAAGGAAATTAAATTCCGACCCAGCGTCGGCGAGCACGATTACGAATTTAAAAAGAATAACGCCGTGCGCGCTATTCAGGGGGGTGACAAGGTGAAAGCCTCAGTCCGGTTTATTGGCCGTGAAATCACCCACCGCGAATTAGGCGAGCAGTTGTTGACCCGGTTAGAAAAGGACATGGCTGAATATGCAACCGTCGAAACCCGACCCCGAATGGAAGGGATGACGATGTTTGCGATTTTCACGCCCAAGAAATAAACCGGCGACGGCGGCTTTTTCTCTGGATTTAGGACCGGTCTGGTACCCTGCTCCACGATTGCCAACGCCTCCTGCAGGTTTGTGGCTGAACGATTTTTTATGGCGAACAACGCCTTTTGATGCTGTTCGCAAACCACCTGGGCACTTTTTGCTCTTGTACCTGGAGTCTACTTTTATGCCAAAGCTCAAAACCCATAAAGGAGCAGCCAAGCGATTCCGCACGACTGCTTCTGGACGAATCAAGCGTGGACATTCCCACGCCCGGCACATCCTGACCAAGAAAACTTCCAAGCGGAAGCGCATGCTTGACCATGACGTGTTGGTTGCCACAGCCGACGAAGCGCGTATCAACGTGATGTTGCCATATGGTCGCAAGTAATTCTTTATCAAGAATTTGAGCGATCTATACGAGTGTGTCGTAACTTTTCAATTTGCTCTTTTCGGAACAGGAGGACGTTATGCCTCGTGCAAAACGTGGAAATAAGCGCTTGCAGCGGCGCAAAAAGATTTTGGGCCTTGCCAAAGGCTATAAGATGACAAAAAGCAAACTTTACAGGTCGGCGAAAGAGTCCGTCGAGCGCGCGTTAAAGTTTGCTTATAAAGGTCGGAAGATCAAAAAACGCGATTTTCGCAGCCTCTGGATCGTTCGGATCGGTGCGGCTGCCCGCATTCATGGAATTAATTACAGCCAGCTCATGCATGGCCTGAAAGTCGCCGGCATCACTCTGGATCGCAAAGCCCTGGCGGACCTGGCAGTGCACGATGATGCAGCCTTTGCTGAGTTAACCAATCAGGCCAAGAAAGCTTTGGCAGCCCGCTCTGCTTCTTAATTGTTGACCAATTTTTGCGAAGACCTTTAGAAACTGGCGAACGGCTCATTAATTAGCGGCTGTTCGCCAGTTTTTGTTGGCGGGAAGCGTGTCTAGTGTCTTTCACGTGTTGGTTTTTGGTTTTGCATCGCGAAGCGCTGCCGTTCGGATAGCCGGTTGGTTGGCCGCTTTGGGCCTACCACCGGACCCAATCGTCACATCCTTGTTTCTCCCCGCTTCGCCCGCGCCCCACGGGGTGCGGGCGAAGCGGGGAGGGATCAGGGGAACGAACCGTTTCCCGGTGGTAGCTCCCAAAACCTCGCAACCACCGGCTATCCGAACGGCAGCCTTTCAGGATGCTCAATCCAAATGCCTGCCTCCCAAATGAAAACAGGAAATTGTTTTTTAATGCTCCTTGGTAACCAGTACTTTTCAGGAACAAAGCACGAGGCACCAGGCACGAAAACTAGGAACCAGGTATTCAGAGACCCATTATGACTACTCCTCTTCTCATCCGTCGAGCCCAAAAACAGGACGCCGCCGCCCTGGTGGAATTCAATCGGGCGATGGCCCAGGAAACTGAAGGCAAAGACCTGCCGCTGGAGATTATCACCGCTGGTGTTGACGCTCTGTTTGATCGGCCCGAATACGGCTTCTATCTGGTGACTGAGCTGGAAGGTGAAATCGTTGGCGGGTTAATGGTGACATTTGAGTGGAGCGACTGGCGCAACGGGCTTTTTTGGTGGATCCAAAGCGTTTATATCCGGCCAGCCCATCGCCAGCGCAAGATTTACGCCCAGATGTACACCCACGTCAAGCAACTGGCTGAGCAGCAGGGAAATGTGTGTGGCTTCCGGCTCTACGTTGAAAAAGAAAACGAGCGTGCCCAACGGGTGTATGAACGTCTCGGCATGCAGGAAACTCATTACAAGATGTATGAAGAAACCATATAGTGGTTAGTGGATAGTGGTTAGTTTGGGTTTTTGGTTCTGCCTCGAAAGTATTGATTTCCAACCACTAACCACTAACCACTAACCACATTCTTCATTCAAAAAATTCTCCTTTCAGAAGGAATTGACCATGTCTGAATCATTAGCAACCCTTCGGGCCCAAATTTTGGACCAGCAGCAGCAGCTCTCCCGGCGGTTTTGTGAAACCTTTGGCGAAACCGCTTTGCCACCTTTGCCAGTCGAAGATGGAAAGGGAACGGTACGTGACCTTCTGCAGCGTGTTTCAGAATACTGGCTGGCCCGGAAAAATGGACTGATCCCGTTGCGGATGAAAGAATTAGGCAAACTGTCAGCCGAAGAGCGTCCTCGCCGCGGCGCCATGCTCAATACCTTCAAAGGCGAAGTTGAGCAATTGCTTGGTGACGTTGAAGGGCATGTCAAAGCGGCTGAACTGGCTGAAACCGCTGCCCGTGACCGGGTTGATATTTCCTTACCTGGACTTGCCATGCCCTATGGGCGGTTGCACCCAATCACGCAAATCCGCCAAAAGATTGAAGATATCTTTGTCTCGATGGGCTATAGCGTTGAAGACGGTCCCGAAGTGGACACCACGTTTTACAACTTTGACGCGCTCAATATTCCTCAAGGCCATCCGGCTCGCGAGTCACAGGATACGTTCTATCTGTCACCGGAGTATGCCTTGCGTTCTCAGACATCCAATGTGCAAATTCACGCCATGCAGCGTCGCCGGCCACCGTTGCGTGTCATTGCGCCGGGTCGTGTTTTTCGCCGTGATACACCTGATC
Coding sequences within:
- the pheS gene encoding phenylalanine--tRNA ligase subunit alpha gives rise to the protein MSESLATLRAQILDQQQQLSRRFCETFGETALPPLPVEDGKGTVRDLLQRVSEYWLARKNGLIPLRMKELGKLSAEERPRRGAMLNTFKGEVEQLLGDVEGHVKAAELAETAARDRVDISLPGLAMPYGRLHPITQIRQKIEDIFVSMGYSVEDGPEVDTTFYNFDALNIPQGHPARESQDTFYLSPEYALRSQTSNVQIHAMQRRRPPLRVIAPGRVFRRDTPDPTHNPMFFQVEGLNVAEGITMGDLKGTLQVFLERLFESPVTLRFRPSYFPFVEPGAETDCLCVFCNGSGCRVCKQSGWIEMGGSGMVHPNVLRACNIDPDVYSGFAFGFGLDRLAAMLYSIDDIRNYFINDLRFLEQF
- the rplT gene encoding 50S ribosomal protein L20 gives rise to the protein MPRAKRGNKRLQRRKKILGLAKGYKMTKSKLYRSAKESVERALKFAYKGRKIKKRDFRSLWIVRIGAAARIHGINYSQLMHGLKVAGITLDRKALADLAVHDDAAFAELTNQAKKALAARSAS
- a CDS encoding GNAT family N-acetyltransferase; its protein translation is MTTPLLIRRAQKQDAAALVEFNRAMAQETEGKDLPLEIITAGVDALFDRPEYGFYLVTELEGEIVGGLMVTFEWSDWRNGLFWWIQSVYIRPAHRQRKIYAQMYTHVKQLAEQQGNVCGFRLYVEKENERAQRVYERLGMQETHYKMYEETI
- the thrS gene encoding threonine--tRNA ligase — encoded protein: MSSQSEVSSVVESGPLTALVVLSQRDRETAKRAIAARVNGEAVDLTRLVTATDTVEAITTDSPEALEIYHHSTAHLLAAAVLELFPGTKLGAGPALHDDPKGGFYYDFLQAQTFTPEDLTRIEKKMRELVKRNLKYERVEIAREDALQQFSADELKCYFISEKGGENPSFYKLGDHFIDFCRGPHIPSTAKIKAFKLLSVAGAYWLGDEKGPQMQRIYGTSFFSQEELDAWIHQREEAAKRDHRRLGRELDLFSFTEQIGSGLPLYHPKGGLMLHLLQEYIFSELLAHGYSLVKTPHVASRALWHVSGHEENYQESMFPVMKFEDESVEYRLKPMNCPFHIQIYKSQQRSYRDLPQRYAEMGTVYRYERSGVQHGLLRVRGFTQDDAHLFCTPENLLDEIVSCLEFARTIYTTFGFDYKIELSVRDAEKTAKNYLGSDEVWEVAESALTDALNKVGLPYVRVEGEAAFYGPKIDVKVVDAIRRTWQLATIQVDFNLPRRFHLEYIGADNQPHTPIMVHRAILGSLDRFFGVLIEHFGGRFPLWLSPVQAIVLPITDRVNDCASHIGDRLKRAGIRVEVDLRGEKIGAKIRQAQLQKIPYMLVIGDREAEDGTVAVRTRAQGDLGTMPLEQFIAQATDEVRQRVLTA
- a CDS encoding translation initiation factor IF-3 — protein: MGTPFNRGGRPGDRGGRDRGPQVPINERIRAREVRVIDYDGAQVGVLPINQALELARSRGLDLVEVASQATPPVCRIINYGKWQYEQKKKLHESKKKQTVIVVKEIKFRPSVGEHDYEFKKNNAVRAIQGGDKVKASVRFIGREITHRELGEQLLTRLEKDMAEYATVETRPRMEGMTMFAIFTPKK
- the rpmI gene encoding 50S ribosomal protein L35 — translated: MPKLKTHKGAAKRFRTTASGRIKRGHSHARHILTKKTSKRKRMLDHDVLVATADEARINVMLPYGRK